The Methanotorris formicicus Mc-S-70 DNA window TTGCTTGAATGTGTCTTCTGTTGGGCAGAATCCACCAAGGGTTCTTGCTCTGTGTATTCTCTTGACGATTGTCAAGAGTTCTTTGTCTTCTCTCATTGGAACTCCGTCTTTTCTGTAGATTGTTGTAATCTCTCTTAATTTTTCTTCTGGTAATAACTCTCCAACATCTACTGGCTCATCCAATGGCCTTCCAACTTGGTCTTTTACATAGACAACGTGCCCTGTTTTTTCATCATAGACGTATCTTTGGAGAGCATCGAACATCAAACCATTTTCATCCAATCTTAATGAGTGTCCGTGTACAGTTGCCCCTCTGATACCACATCTTGCTGGGTCGAAGAATGCTGTATCAATTAAAAAGTTCTTGGACAATGCTTCCAAGTCACTTTCCCTCATCTCAATAACTTGTCTTCCTGATAATGTACCAGTATCTACTCCTCTGAATCTCCACATGTATGTTCTTGCTCTGTCGTAAGGTTGAGCAGGTGCAAAGTACATTGAATCTGCAAACTGGATGTATCTAATTCTGTGTCCTTCTTTTGCTCCGTTGATTGGCTCAACTAAATCTCTTACGTAATCATCTGGTAAGTCCATTTCTTCCAATGGTGGGTGGATTGTTTTGTAATCTTCCCCTGGTTGTCTGTGTCCCATTATTTTTACGACATCTTCATCTGGAATTTCTCTCAACTTTTCTAATTCAACTTCTGGGTTCATGTGGTTTCTTCTGTTTTGTGCAATTTTTGTTTCACCTGGGTAGAATTGAGGCTTGTATGCCATAAAATCACCTCATTAAGTTAAGTGCTTTTTGATTTTTTCAATTATTTCATCAATTTTAGTTTGTGGGCAAGATTCACCCCTAACTACACCCGTTACTATATCCACAATCATTCCTTTTGTCTGTGGCTCAACAGGCATAACATTTAAAGTTTTAATTCCGACTTTTGCGAAATCTTCCATATCTACTGGACATTGACAAACAACGATTGTTGGAATCTCTACATATCTTAAGAGTAATCTGGCTTTGTAAACAACGTGATTAACCACGTTTCCGAAATGTACAACACATAATTTGTGTCTATTTATTTGAGCAGCCTCCTCTGGCTTAAGTCCGAAAGTAGAACCTAAACTACCGTGTGGAGCATCGTGGGGAATTCCACTTCCTGCATCCAACACAAGAACACTTGTTTGAATACCCACTTCCCTAATCCCATAGGTTATTTCACATACTGGTTTTGTTATGTGCCTCCTCCCTGGTGACATTGCTACAACTACTACGTCATTTCTTAACGCCTCTGCAAAAGTACCTCTCTGAGCCAGTCCTCCACCTTCACCGAGACCCATTACTGCCCTGCAATCGATGATTTGCTCTTTTCTACCTACTGGCATATTACTCCTCTTTTACTGTTTTTCTTCATCTTCCTCTTTTGGGATTATTTTAACAGATGATTCAAATTTACTTCTTGGGTCGGTAATCCCAATCAATCTTTTATCTATTTCATTAACAAATCTTTCCCCATATTTTATATAGTCGGTTACTGTTGGTTTATCCTTCAAGAATTTACCT harbors:
- the mcrG gene encoding coenzyme-B sulfoethylthiotransferase subunit gamma, which produces MAYKPQFYPGETKIAQNRRNHMNPEVELEKLREIPDEDVVKIMGHRQPGEDYKTIHPPLEEMDLPDDYVRDLVEPINGAKEGHRIRYIQFADSMYFAPAQPYDRARTYMWRFRGVDTGTLSGRQVIEMRESDLEALSKNFLIDTAFFDPARCGIRGATVHGHSLRLDENGLMFDALQRYVYDEKTGHVVYVKDQVGRPLDEPVDVGELLPEEKLREITTIYRKDGVPMREDKELLTIVKRIHRARTLGGFCPTEDTFKQL
- the mcrC gene encoding methyl-coenzyme M reductase I operon protein C, whose amino-acid sequence is MPVGRKEQIIDCRAVMGLGEGGGLAQRGTFAEALRNDVVVVAMSPGRRHITKPVCEITYGIREVGIQTSVLVLDAGSGIPHDAPHGSLGSTFGLKPEEAAQINRHKLCVVHFGNVVNHVVYKARLLLRYVEIPTIVVCQCPVDMEDFAKVGIKTLNVMPVEPQTKGMIVDIVTGVVRGESCPQTKIDEIIEKIKKHLT